In the genome of Candoia aspera isolate rCanAsp1 chromosome 4, rCanAsp1.hap2, whole genome shotgun sequence, the window tcatgtgacagtATCACTTAGCAatagcaatcccagcactccccattgccaacgttaactgaatcccaccagttattaggtgaggacccaccctgatccaagccattcctggggttggtctctcccagccccaagcctcagtaaagtaagggactgcctccaactctacccacccacctatctcccccaccccatttctgcccttttggctgccctgcacagcagcactcctcAGTGGCAGTGCCAGCAGCGCTAGGGCTGAAGCAGAGGCTCAGGGCCTGAAATATGCgtggcagctgctggctgtgccaggccttcttcccgaggAAAGCTTTTGAGGCCTGAAGCATTGCAAGAACGGCATGCCTGTCGTTCTCCAAATAGTGCGCTCTCTCGAAAAGCCTGCAGAAAGCTTCTGATGCCTTCCAAAGCATCATGAGAACGGCATGAGTGGCCTTGTGAAGAAGGCCtagtgtggccagcagctgccttgcatagggccaggctgggtGCACCTCGTCAGACGCAGGGCCTGTGGAGCGCAGGGAGGCAGGGTCTTTGCTCTGTGGTGGCTGGCCGCGGCACggggcttgaggcagcactcctcggcactggggctgaagtggAGGCCTGGGGGCAATGGTggccagctgagactgctgaaggcccggGGCCTCTACTTCAGTCCCAGCACTGCCGTTGAGGAGTGCCGCTGTGCAGGGCACCCAacagggcagaggtggggggagataggcaggtggggggagttgaagcacccctgcagtcataaacATGGGCGggctgtcaagtgcccaaattttgatcatgtgaccacagggacactgcaacggctgTAATTTTGGGGACTGAGCATatgtaccatttgttcagcggtgccataactttgaatgattgctgaatgaatggtcattatctcaaggactacctgtagagcttTCTTGGTGCAGTACCACAGCTGGTGTTTCCTCCTTGTGGAAATCTACCAGACTAATTTCACCTTCAAAAAGTTGCTGAAAAAGTTTAAAGTTTTCAGTCTTCCAGTTATTGCtctctcattttaatttttatacccATTTCATATTGCctgcttacattttatttattacatgtgtTAACATTGCTGCTGGCTGATGTGTGCTTTTAGTTTAAAACtggaatataaataatattaacataatttaaataaacaaaagtcCAGGTTGCAATCCTATCCATACTCACCAGTCCAATTTAATTAATTGAGGCTTTCTTCTAGATACTAAACATATTTTACTGAAAACAAGCAAAGCTTGAAGGAATATGAGAGTTTCTTATTGGCACATTGCTTGatgctatttatattatttaatcaTGAGTTTGGATCTGGTATTAGTAAGTTATATTTAGATAATTATTCCTAATAGTGGAATTTTTAGTAACTATGTCTGATCATTCATTTAGGTTAATAAACACTATTCAATGATATATAACATAAGTCCAGAAATATATTAGAGATACATTATACAATTTGCATCAGCTGAATAGccatttaaaatacaaagaagtcTCAGTCTtttgtatttaataaattattttatcatcTGTCCTGTGAACCAAAATAGCAGTTCGACTTTTTCCATACACCAACCATCCCACTGTCTAGCTGCCAGTCTACAAAATGATGAATTTTTACATGGTATAGCTGTCTAGAGAAAGAAGGACACGCAGCTGGGACACCTGAGTATTCTGGAATGTAGAATGAATAGCACTGGCTTGATCCACTTAGATTTGCCCCCGTTTGTCTCTGGGGAGACGATAATATAGGCCAGCTGCACAACACAGCATGGCAcagaggcagagaaggaaagCACTGGTCATGAGGAGGCGCTGGCTGCAGAGGGTACGATCTGCCTGAGAATAGAAGTAATGATAGTGAATAATCTTACCCTTGTAATCATCCATTGTGAAGCAAACCAGTCTCAGTGCTCAGGTACTGCCCACACCTATCTTACCTGATCTAGCATGCTGGATAGGGCAGGATTAGTTTGATAACGTGATTGATAGCAAATCCCTGGCATTTCCAAATTCATGCTCTGTTTCCCTATTACACATTTTGGTGGTTTTCTGGGAACAAAATGGAATACAGTATTACATTAATGGGTTAAGAAATGTTTGCAACAATGCCACTTCCTATTAGCTCACCTTGTCTTGGGGAGAAGGGATGAAGGTGCAATGATGCTAAGGCAGTTCTCACGGGATAATGAGTTTGTGATAACAGCCAAGAGATGAATTGATTTCTGGGCATCTGGACCTGTGGATGGAGTTAGTGGAAGGAAATGTCAAGAGAAGATGAGGAAGGAATCAGAATTCTTGAGATATTCGAGGCAATACTGAAATAGATTTGGTGGGGGGAAAATCACTCACCTCTGAGACCCAATTTTGTCCCACTGACGGTCAGACCTAAATGTGTACCATTGGGAAGATCTGTACCATTGTGGAGATCAAAGGTCAAGCCAACCATGATAGATACTGTTGTAGGGTATTCAGCAGTTGTCATGGAAGGAGGTGATGTGACATTTTCCTGAGTCTTATTTGGGATACAGAACATAAAATGTGCCAGAGACTTCAGCAGAGAGTCCCAGTCCTTAGATATAAGGAAAAAATGAATGAGGATTCTATTCCCATTTTTTGCTTCTTCCTTTAAAATATCTATCCATATGACCTCACCTTTAAAATCCTCTTTGTTAATTGTTATTCAGAATAGAGGCCacaaacagtacacaatacaaTGAGGGAGTTTCTGGATTTCTGAATTGGAGATAAAATAGCTAAACTtgaatttaaagttttgcattattgaattaattttatttatttatcaaatttatcaccacccatctcccccacaatgagggactctgggcgttgttttttttttactttctctgCTCCCAAGTGGTAGAACATTCAGAGTTATATTTTTAAGGACACCTTCCTTTGAAAAAGAAACTATTTAAACATTTTCTTAAATTGTAACTTATGTATAAGTTGGAAGACAATGATAGGGAAATAGAACTTTGGCCAATCAGCCTGAAAACATCTGTACAATGACCTCTCCGTTAATCAACCTAAACACCTGGAAAACAGCAAGGGAAAAATAGTATCTGTACtactgccttctctttcatgcCTCCTAAAATTTCTCCTGCTTTCTTCTCTTAACAATTTAAATCCAATACCATCCCATGCATTGGCCTAAATTTTTACTTAAAATTCTAATCTCTAGCTCACCTCTTTGACATCAGGATTATGAATATCATGTGACTGGATGTAGGCAGCAAAACCAACGAAGGCAACAGCCAACGAAAGGAGGCAGAAGAAGAAGGAGACCAGAGGTGGATGTCGTTCCAGGCAGATACGCAGGGAGGCCAGTAGGGAGCAGATGACCATGGTAA includes:
- the TMEM219 gene encoding insulin-like growth factor-binding protein 3 receptor isoform X2; amino-acid sequence: MVICSLLASLRICLERHPPLVSFFFCLLSLAVAFVGFAAYIQSHDIHNPDVKEDWDSLLKSLAHFMFCIPNKTQENVTSPPSMTTAEYPTTVSIMVGLTFDLHNGTDLPNGTHLGLTVSGTKLGLRGPDAQKSIHLLAVITNSLSRENCLSIIAPSSLLPKTRKPPKCVIGKQSMNLEMPGICYQSRYQTNPALSSMLDQADRTLCSQRLLMTSAFLLCLCAMLCCAAGLYYRLPRDKRGQI